Proteins encoded by one window of Leptospira barantonii:
- a CDS encoding lysophospholipid acyltransferase family protein gives MNSKKARTTENQKRQDKKYSAPDAEPGVHPGSSLRIRKILRWFGRIYGSLLYKTDLTGIENVPKEGPVLVLVKHQRNDDIPVGLAKGLYKARWDIWAIMKDTMAAPMFFDFFLKCGGIPLNRLEPRKSKRDLMFARKVLYNGNMLVIFPEQTTVPYKMGKGRPGAFRFIVGKPEAPLPVLCLGLDYRPGGFLRRTKLSIRIGELKYLNPNQDPEEFLHERMHEIASLTNMTYPFEFKKSKLESFEESDNSAVETIA, from the coding sequence ATGAATTCTAAAAAAGCCCGCACAACCGAAAACCAAAAAAGACAGGATAAAAAATACTCCGCACCCGACGCGGAGCCCGGAGTTCATCCGGGAAGTTCCCTGAGAATTCGAAAAATTCTCCGCTGGTTCGGAAGAATCTACGGAAGTCTTCTTTACAAAACGGACTTAACCGGAATCGAAAACGTTCCGAAAGAAGGACCGGTTCTTGTGTTGGTCAAACACCAACGAAACGACGATATTCCCGTCGGACTCGCAAAGGGTTTATACAAAGCGCGTTGGGATATCTGGGCGATCATGAAGGATACCATGGCGGCTCCCATGTTCTTCGACTTCTTTTTAAAATGCGGAGGAATTCCTCTCAACAGACTCGAACCCCGCAAAAGCAAACGCGATCTTATGTTCGCAAGAAAAGTATTATACAACGGTAATATGCTCGTGATCTTCCCGGAACAAACCACGGTTCCTTACAAGATGGGAAAAGGAAGACCGGGTGCGTTTCGTTTTATCGTGGGCAAACCGGAAGCGCCTCTTCCCGTTTTGTGTTTGGGACTCGACTACAGACCCGGCGGATTTTTGCGCAGAACCAAACTTTCGATTCGAATCGGGGAATTAAAATACCTAAATCCGAATCAGGATCCGGAAGAATTCTTACACGAACGTATGCACGAAATTGCAAGTCTCACCAACATGACCTATCCGTTCGAATTCAAAAAATCTAAATTAGAAAGTTTTGAAGAATCCGACAACTCGGCGGTAGAAACCATCGCATGA
- the soxR gene encoding redox-sensitive transcriptional activator SoxR, whose translation MDKEELLTIGQVSKRSGVASSALRFYEERGLIFSQRSGSGHRLYPRYVLRRIAFIVFAQKVGLSLEEIAVEVAKLPEDYTPNGQDWSKLSRTWSSRIDERIAELERLKNGLSVCIGCGCLSLARCKLANPGDRLGRYGSGPLRWMGNQGKK comes from the coding sequence ATGGATAAGGAAGAACTTTTGACGATCGGCCAGGTTTCCAAAAGGAGCGGAGTCGCTTCCTCGGCTTTGCGATTTTACGAGGAAAGGGGATTGATCTTTTCTCAAAGATCGGGATCGGGTCATCGTTTGTATCCGCGCTACGTTTTACGAAGGATCGCCTTTATCGTGTTCGCCCAAAAGGTGGGATTGTCTCTGGAAGAAATCGCGGTCGAAGTCGCGAAACTTCCCGAGGATTACACTCCGAACGGACAAGACTGGTCGAAACTTTCCCGCACTTGGAGTAGCAGGATCGACGAAAGAATCGCGGAACTTGAAAGACTGAAAAACGGTTTGTCCGTTTGTATCGGATGTGGTTGTCTTTCCCTTGCCCGTTGTAAACTCGCAAACCCGGGAGATCGTTTGGGCCGATACGGTTCCGGACCTTTGCGTTGGATGGGGAACCAAGGAAAAAAATAG
- a CDS encoding methyl-accepting chemotaxis protein — MTKSSLKFTLIFWSLGILVALTVLVAGTAYFLGSQKVTEHYQDQMKTVVKIVAFDFDSSLQAHANLAETIAHDPRTIQSIRTGKPIASDFYKEVLKRYGSYENVFVYPSSEGATVVAEALDGKTIGYGKTPEQREDLSGFLKSVHNEKVSMSKAKKSPITGSTVVVLSTAVKDGENVIGVLCIALSLDSISDQLVTNARLGKEGYVAVIEQEGSIIAHKNKSLILNMEISKQNFGKELLTLENGKMIQFFFSGQTRFATVQRLDRWKLIVAAIQPTNEISDSLNELILGIVLISVLIASFSGSFLYRLVNKRLKPLESASLVLKEMSDGNLTNKIETSYRDEIGGMSMDMNSFIETLSGSIRNVQKIATDLSDSSHQLSSSSQSFAGVAQATAATSEEMSATTEEMAAGMEQITERIAKQFYNIQIFHSKIKELSSGARKIGSEIQNTVQRNEAITVDAKKGEESLASMQLRLNAVLKSSEEMSGIITLVNEISDQTRLLALNAAIEAARAGSAGKGFAVVAEEVSKLSDKTASSIQSISQILGKNKSELDQGVEALQTSVDTIHKIIRTVDSVSEGMQDLLKITESQELLNEDVDRQSDTIGAEAESVKLAIEEQKRAVREIAEVVSQWNEQAIGTATSSEDVSSTSVQLSANAERLKKIAGQFKIKV, encoded by the coding sequence ATGACTAAGAGCAGTCTGAAATTCACTTTGATTTTTTGGAGTCTCGGAATCCTCGTTGCGTTGACGGTTTTGGTGGCGGGAACCGCTTACTTTCTCGGCAGTCAAAAGGTGACCGAACACTATCAGGACCAGATGAAGACGGTGGTTAAGATCGTCGCATTCGACTTCGACAGTTCCTTACAAGCGCACGCGAATCTTGCGGAAACGATCGCACACGATCCGAGAACGATTCAATCGATTCGAACCGGAAAACCGATCGCGAGCGACTTCTACAAAGAAGTATTAAAACGATACGGCTCTTATGAAAACGTTTTTGTGTATCCTTCTTCGGAAGGGGCGACGGTCGTCGCGGAAGCGCTCGACGGCAAGACGATCGGTTACGGAAAAACTCCCGAACAAAGAGAGGATCTCTCCGGTTTTTTAAAATCCGTTCATAATGAAAAAGTTTCCATGAGTAAGGCGAAAAAATCTCCGATTACGGGGAGCACCGTGGTCGTTCTTTCCACCGCGGTAAAGGATGGGGAGAATGTAATCGGGGTTCTTTGTATCGCCTTGTCCTTGGACAGCATCTCCGATCAACTCGTGACGAACGCGCGTCTGGGTAAGGAAGGTTACGTCGCTGTCATCGAACAAGAAGGAAGTATCATCGCTCATAAAAACAAATCGTTGATTTTGAATATGGAAATTTCAAAACAAAACTTCGGAAAAGAACTTCTGACCTTGGAAAACGGAAAGATGATTCAGTTTTTCTTTTCGGGACAAACTCGTTTTGCAACGGTGCAAAGATTGGATCGTTGGAAGTTGATCGTCGCGGCGATCCAACCCACGAACGAAATCTCGGATTCGTTAAACGAACTCATTCTGGGAATCGTTTTGATTTCCGTTTTGATCGCTTCTTTTTCGGGAAGTTTTCTATATCGATTGGTGAACAAACGTCTGAAACCTTTGGAGTCCGCGAGCCTGGTTCTGAAAGAGATGTCAGACGGAAATCTTACGAATAAAATCGAAACCTCTTATCGAGACGAGATCGGGGGGATGAGTATGGATATGAACTCCTTTATCGAAACACTTTCAGGTTCGATCAGAAACGTACAAAAGATCGCGACCGATCTTTCGGATTCCTCCCATCAACTCAGTTCCTCTTCCCAATCCTTCGCGGGAGTAGCACAAGCCACAGCCGCGACTTCCGAGGAAATGTCGGCCACCACGGAGGAAATGGCCGCGGGTATGGAACAGATTACGGAAAGAATCGCAAAACAATTTTATAATATTCAAATATTCCATTCTAAGATTAAGGAACTTTCGAGCGGGGCGAGAAAGATCGGTTCCGAAATTCAAAACACGGTTCAAAGAAACGAGGCGATCACTGTGGACGCGAAAAAAGGGGAAGAATCCCTCGCTTCTATGCAACTTCGGTTGAACGCCGTTTTGAAATCCTCCGAGGAAATGTCCGGAATCATCACGCTCGTAAACGAAATCTCGGATCAGACAAGACTTCTCGCCTTAAACGCCGCGATCGAAGCCGCTCGGGCCGGAAGCGCGGGAAAAGGCTTTGCCGTGGTTGCGGAAGAGGTTTCCAAACTTTCGGACAAAACCGCGTCGTCGATCCAATCGATTTCTCAAATATTAGGAAAGAATAAATCGGAATTGGATCAGGGAGTGGAAGCCTTACAAACTTCCGTGGATACGATTCATAAGATCATACGAACCGTGGATTCCGTCTCCGAAGGAATGCAGGATCTTTTAAAAATCACCGAGTCCCAAGAATTGTTAAACGAAGACGTGGATCGTCAATCGGATACGATCGGAGCGGAAGCCGAATCCGTAAAACTCGCCATCGAAGAACAAAAAAGGGCCGTACGAGAAATCGCCGAAGTCGTATCCCAATGGAACGAACAAGCGATCGGAACCGCAACCAGCTCCGAGGATGTATCCTCCACTTCCGTTCAGTTGTCCGCAAACGCGGAAAGACTGAAGAAAATCGCGGGTCAGTTTAAAATCAAAGTCTAA
- a CDS encoding RICIN domain-containing protein encodes MKRNITGSLSALVLACILSTTFVFCNGKNGNDSSQEFASLSTLLSIGNVSNVFNSGKGPNAGTDNSRTYFHTESYPPHWLQWTTDGSPAIQSGSSFLTQGLRCDGRYCDNVNLLNVESGFTQTNSWWTDSFSEESPNERICANNGFVTGIQCSGSYCDNISLRCSQLNNGGTRTNCYWTSPISEESGGKFVAPESMYISGARCSGRYCDNKELYLCQADAGGPTFDTDSLAHQFAPRLRFDQEFGTGSGDQSKCFPSDAGTYYQQRQLGVDPIALCNKNYSTIQNNQIPIYYMASQVGTNSVLIRYWFFYSWQSTCFLSAGSHSADWESVAVLVVGGQLKRVAFYQHGGWYVKELGSFETTGNHPIAYVGKNAHGSFHDSGGSGGCLYFEDFRNTGSNDYHMDTWNNLTLLQRGSSFPDWMNCTGSSCFDGIGHPIEQTGSLPSMGGCGKDGCSKSSLGENMPFLNDPIGSDFSAIAAKHSGRVLDVPGASTADNVNLDQYTNWGVDNEKWMFESTGDGYYKISAKHSGKCMDVKGASTSSGTNVVQYSCGSGSNQRFQLLPYGDGYFSIQAKHSSQCLDIAGGALGDGGLLIQWPCAWTDNEKFRFSR; translated from the coding sequence ATGAAGAGAAATATCACCGGGAGTCTAAGCGCTTTGGTGTTGGCGTGTATTCTATCGACGACGTTCGTTTTCTGCAATGGGAAGAATGGAAACGATTCTTCTCAAGAGTTCGCGTCGCTTTCCACGTTGTTGTCGATCGGAAACGTTTCGAACGTTTTTAATTCGGGAAAGGGTCCGAACGCGGGAACGGACAATTCGAGAACCTACTTTCATACGGAAAGTTATCCGCCTCATTGGCTTCAGTGGACGACCGACGGATCACCCGCGATCCAAAGCGGAAGTTCTTTCTTAACGCAGGGTTTGCGATGCGACGGACGTTATTGCGACAACGTAAATTTATTAAACGTAGAATCCGGTTTTACGCAAACGAACAGTTGGTGGACGGATTCTTTTTCGGAAGAAAGTCCGAACGAAAGAATCTGCGCGAACAACGGTTTTGTCACGGGCATTCAGTGTTCGGGAAGTTATTGCGACAACATATCGCTTCGATGTTCTCAACTCAACAACGGTGGAACCAGAACGAATTGTTATTGGACTTCTCCCATCTCCGAAGAAAGCGGAGGAAAATTCGTAGCTCCGGAATCCATGTATATTTCGGGTGCGAGATGTAGCGGACGTTATTGCGACAACAAAGAATTGTATCTTTGTCAAGCCGACGCGGGCGGACCGACGTTTGATACGGATTCTTTGGCGCATCAGTTCGCTCCACGTTTGAGATTCGATCAGGAATTCGGAACGGGTTCGGGAGATCAGAGCAAATGTTTTCCGAGCGACGCCGGAACTTACTATCAACAAAGACAACTCGGAGTCGATCCGATCGCGCTCTGTAATAAGAATTATTCTACGATTCAGAACAATCAGATTCCCATCTACTATATGGCGAGCCAAGTGGGAACGAATTCCGTTCTCATACGTTATTGGTTTTTTTATTCGTGGCAGAGCACTTGTTTCTTAAGCGCGGGTTCCCATTCCGCGGATTGGGAATCGGTTGCGGTTCTTGTTGTGGGCGGTCAGTTGAAACGAGTCGCGTTCTATCAACACGGAGGTTGGTATGTGAAAGAACTCGGAAGTTTTGAAACAACCGGCAATCATCCGATCGCTTATGTGGGTAAGAACGCTCACGGAAGTTTTCATGATTCCGGCGGATCGGGCGGTTGTTTGTATTTCGAGGATTTTAGAAATACCGGAAGCAACGACTATCATATGGATACTTGGAACAATCTTACTCTTTTACAAAGAGGAAGTTCTTTTCCCGATTGGATGAACTGCACCGGCTCTTCTTGTTTCGACGGGATCGGACATCCGATCGAACAAACGGGAAGTTTGCCTTCTATGGGAGGTTGTGGAAAGGACGGTTGTTCCAAATCTTCTTTAGGGGAGAATATGCCCTTTCTGAACGATCCGATCGGTTCCGATTTTTCCGCGATCGCCGCAAAACACAGCGGAAGAGTTCTCGACGTTCCCGGTGCGAGCACGGCGGATAACGTGAACTTGGATCAATATACGAACTGGGGAGTGGACAACGAGAAGTGGATGTTCGAATCTACGGGCGACGGATATTATAAAATTTCGGCGAAACACAGCGGAAAGTGTATGGATGTAAAAGGAGCTTCTACTTCTTCGGGAACAAACGTTGTGCAGTATTCTTGCGGAAGCGGTTCCAATCAAAGATTTCAACTGCTTCCTTATGGAGACGGCTACTTCTCGATACAAGCCAAACACAGTTCTCAGTGTTTGGACATCGCCGGAGGAGCGTTGGGTGACGGAGGTCTTTTGATCCAGTGGCCTTGCGCTTGGACCGATAACGAGAAGTTTCGGTTTTCAAGATAA
- a CDS encoding Crp/Fnr family transcriptional regulator: MYSDLPFIENLKRRIPGLEKNWSRYKTMLRERKIPPKTVLIRRGEDNKSIFIVRKGCLRIWFDDDGKDITIAFFFENRVIGSLHSYRGTTASSQFLLESVEPTELYEISGEDAATLYRENDEFKEYLLEYTLERFDTYMRLFLSRIRESPERRYLNLIKEQPDIISRVPQHYIASYLGITPVSLSRIRNRVWKEHKGRI; encoded by the coding sequence ATGTACAGCGATCTTCCCTTTATTGAAAATTTAAAACGAAGAATACCGGGTCTGGAAAAGAATTGGTCGAGATACAAGACCATGCTTCGGGAACGAAAGATTCCTCCTAAAACCGTTTTGATCCGAAGGGGCGAAGACAATAAATCCATCTTTATCGTTCGAAAGGGATGTCTTCGAATTTGGTTCGACGACGACGGAAAGGACATCACCATCGCGTTCTTTTTTGAAAACCGGGTGATCGGTTCCCTTCACAGTTATAGGGGAACCACGGCCTCAAGTCAGTTCTTATTGGAAAGTGTGGAACCCACCGAGTTGTATGAGATCAGCGGAGAGGACGCGGCCACATTGTATCGTGAAAACGACGAGTTCAAAGAATATCTTTTGGAATACACCCTGGAACGTTTCGATACCTATATGAGACTTTTCTTATCTAGGATTCGGGAGAGTCCCGAAAGAAGATATTTGAATCTGATCAAGGAACAACCCGATATCATCAGCAGAGTTCCTCAGCACTATATCGCATCGTATCTGGGAATCACTCCCGTATCCTTGAGCAGAATCCGAAACCGGGTCTGGAAGGAACACAAGGGTAGAATTTAG
- a CDS encoding MFS transporter — MKPTFSNYQKFIIALLAFIQFTVVLDFMILSPLGVQVMENLKISTLDFGLVVSAYAFSAGASGILAAGFADKFDRKNILLFFYGGFVLGTAFCGLATTYKYLLAARIVTGLFGGVIASVSFAIIADLFALEVRGRVMGFVMTAFAASQVFGLPLSVFISNRWGWQAPFWLIAGISALVGIVAFVRVRPITAHLKTAGQKNAIKHLVKTATNPNYLPGFLATMLLATGGFMLMPFGSAFTVHNLGLTLEDLPLIYMITGIVSIGAGPVLGKLADSAGKYNVFATASVVAIAIILYYTRMEKSPLWLVILINCSLFIPITGRMISANALTSALPDLPDRGAYMAISSSLQQISGGIAAYCAGLVVVQTTTGRLLGYENLGYVVAIAIIATIVMMYRVHIQVLSKNSSAIKPNTDVTTAPQEVLIEN, encoded by the coding sequence ATGAAACCCACATTCAGCAACTATCAGAAATTTATCATCGCCCTTCTTGCGTTTATACAGTTTACGGTCGTGCTCGACTTTATGATTCTTTCTCCCTTGGGAGTTCAAGTTATGGAGAATCTGAAGATAAGCACCTTGGACTTCGGTTTGGTCGTCTCTGCTTACGCATTCAGCGCGGGCGCTTCCGGAATTTTAGCCGCTGGTTTTGCGGATAAATTCGATCGAAAGAATATTCTACTATTCTTTTACGGCGGTTTCGTACTCGGAACCGCGTTCTGCGGATTGGCCACTACGTACAAATATCTTCTCGCCGCAAGGATCGTAACCGGACTGTTCGGCGGTGTGATCGCTTCCGTAAGTTTCGCGATCATCGCGGATCTTTTCGCTTTGGAAGTCAGAGGAAGAGTTATGGGATTCGTGATGACCGCGTTCGCGGCCAGTCAGGTATTCGGTCTTCCTCTGAGCGTATTCATCTCCAATCGTTGGGGATGGCAGGCTCCTTTTTGGTTGATCGCGGGCATAAGCGCGTTAGTCGGAATCGTGGCCTTCGTCAGAGTCAGACCGATCACCGCACATTTAAAAACCGCGGGACAAAAGAACGCGATCAAACATCTTGTTAAAACCGCGACCAATCCGAATTATCTTCCCGGATTTTTAGCAACGATGCTTTTGGCGACGGGCGGTTTTATGCTGATGCCTTTCGGAAGCGCGTTTACGGTTCATAACCTCGGACTCACCCTGGAAGACCTTCCGTTGATCTATATGATTACCGGTATCGTGAGCATCGGAGCCGGTCCGGTTCTTGGAAAACTCGCGGATTCCGCGGGGAAATACAACGTGTTTGCGACCGCTTCCGTTGTCGCGATCGCGATCATTCTTTATTATACGAGAATGGAAAAATCACCGCTCTGGCTCGTGATCCTCATCAACTGTAGTCTTTTTATTCCGATTACGGGTAGAATGATTTCGGCTAACGCGTTGACCTCTGCGCTTCCCGATCTTCCGGACAGAGGAGCTTATATGGCGATCAGCTCCTCTCTTCAACAAATCTCCGGTGGAATCGCGGCGTATTGCGCCGGTTTGGTCGTGGTTCAAACGACCACAGGACGTTTATTGGGTTATGAGAATTTAGGATACGTGGTTGCGATTGCGATCATCGCTACGATCGTGATGATGTATCGAGTTCACATTCAAGTTCTGAGTAAGAATTCTTCCGCAATAAAACCGAACACGGACGTAACTACTGCGCCTCAGGAAGTATTGATCGAAAACTGA
- a CDS encoding hybrid sensor histidine kinase/response regulator, with the protein MHDCLDTPCDENEASTESPREELSKEELKETLERFKLLAETIDEVFWMKEVKTNRLVYVSSAYERIWKRSLQSLYENPDSWLDAVHPEDLHLLVNVLDQNWKHRSEDFNERFRIVHTDGTVKWIRIQSFRVFNGEGKLDRIVGVARDVTKQHELEKQLAHSQRMESIGSLAGGVAHDFNNILTVIMGFASLIELNPNDSQKILQSVQIIQKTAERGATLVKQLLTLARKTESVFQTLPFNDLILEAVNIARSTFPKSIRILTDLQDETLKIRADYTQIHQIFVNLILNAKDAMPNGGELFIRLKEVDPSQVPMQSDKSKSQRYALLEISDTGIGMDEETKGKIFDPFFTTKGLGKGTGLGLSLVYGIVENHGGAIRVESEPNRGSKFSVYIPLERSARSEFSTPFQNLNVKTPTQKTILLVEDEQMIREPLTNYLTRIGYEVIAAEDGEIALELFEKHKDRIQIVICDLNLPKRNGLEVLKRIRSTYAEIPLILASGYMDPQCKDAMEPLGLYRVIQKPYDFKTIRQILQDLQPI; encoded by the coding sequence ATGCACGATTGTTTGGATACTCCCTGCGATGAAAACGAAGCCTCGACCGAATCTCCAAGGGAAGAACTTTCTAAGGAAGAATTGAAGGAAACTCTGGAACGATTCAAACTTCTCGCCGAAACGATCGACGAGGTTTTCTGGATGAAGGAAGTCAAAACCAACCGACTCGTTTACGTCAGCTCCGCTTACGAAAGAATCTGGAAACGTTCTCTACAAAGTCTTTATGAGAATCCGGATTCTTGGCTCGACGCGGTTCATCCGGAAGACCTTCATCTTCTCGTCAACGTCCTCGATCAAAATTGGAAACACCGTTCGGAAGATTTTAACGAACGTTTTCGAATCGTTCATACGGACGGAACGGTTAAATGGATTCGCATCCAATCGTTTCGAGTTTTTAACGGAGAAGGAAAACTCGATCGTATCGTGGGCGTGGCAAGAGACGTCACCAAACAACACGAACTCGAAAAACAACTCGCACATTCCCAGAGAATGGAATCCATCGGTTCCCTTGCGGGCGGGGTCGCACACGATTTTAATAATATTCTTACGGTCATCATGGGATTCGCTTCTCTCATAGAATTGAATCCGAACGATTCTCAAAAAATTCTTCAATCGGTTCAGATCATTCAAAAAACCGCGGAACGGGGAGCGACCTTGGTCAAACAATTGTTGACTCTCGCGAGAAAAACGGAATCCGTTTTTCAAACCCTTCCCTTCAACGATCTGATTTTGGAAGCGGTGAACATCGCGAGATCCACGTTTCCTAAATCGATTCGAATTCTTACGGATCTTCAGGATGAAACGCTCAAAATCAGAGCCGATTACACTCAGATCCATCAGATTTTTGTCAACTTGATCTTAAACGCAAAGGACGCGATGCCAAACGGCGGCGAACTTTTTATCCGCTTAAAGGAAGTCGATCCTTCTCAGGTTCCGATGCAATCGGACAAATCCAAAAGTCAACGTTACGCGCTCTTAGAGATTTCCGATACGGGGATCGGTATGGACGAGGAAACTAAAGGAAAAATTTTCGATCCGTTCTTTACGACCAAAGGGCTCGGTAAAGGAACCGGGCTCGGTTTATCATTGGTCTATGGAATCGTAGAAAACCACGGAGGAGCGATTCGGGTGGAAAGCGAACCCAACCGAGGTTCCAAGTTCAGCGTGTATATTCCTCTCGAAAGATCGGCCCGTTCCGAGTTTTCTACTCCATTCCAAAATTTGAATGTTAAAACTCCCACACAAAAAACGATCCTTCTCGTGGAAGACGAACAGATGATCCGGGAACCTCTGACCAATTATCTGACAAGAATCGGATACGAGGTGATCGCGGCGGAAGACGGCGAGATCGCCCTGGAGCTTTTTGAAAAACACAAGGATCGAATCCAGATCGTTATCTGCGATCTCAATCTTCCCAAACGAAACGGTCTTGAGGTCTTAAAAAGAATTCGTTCGACTTATGCGGAGATTCCTTTGATCCTTGCGAGCGGTTATATGGACCCTCAGTGTAAGGACGCCATGGAACCCTTGGGTTTGTATCGTGTGATTCAAAAGCCTTACGATTTCAAAACGATCCGTCAGATTCTTCAGGATCTGCAACCGATCTAA
- a CDS encoding patatin-like phospholipase family protein, whose translation MRIPEAKGSKRALLVEGGGMKGAFAGGALHSLHTLVSPKHFDLVVAVSSGACSAAYYVTMPKPEPEKSLKTLAIWYFELAGRKLISPFHPFQGKTFLDQEYLVDDLFGQKYPLPAENFEKFGLPEFRVAVSNLQTRTIEYVRATSSNIFDLLKAATSLPIATRGKHRVDGRLYSDAAVLNPLPLEDLIEAGYTDITVVLNSPVERVSPPFSMLTSLLSFPKDWRMAKLMNRWHHHHFNVAREVALKPPKGVRIHTISPDDSLPVTLVTTNGSKLKETVDMGISKGEEIGKLLLKLFNKGKNGKKSVSSSNGNGSAVRKRPIQLAASKKKTSPKKKKSK comes from the coding sequence ATGAGAATCCCCGAAGCAAAAGGAAGCAAACGCGCCCTTCTCGTGGAGGGCGGCGGTATGAAAGGAGCCTTTGCGGGAGGTGCATTACATTCTTTGCATACTCTCGTATCTCCGAAACATTTCGATCTGGTAGTCGCGGTTTCTTCGGGTGCGTGTTCCGCGGCGTATTACGTTACGATGCCGAAACCGGAACCTGAAAAAAGTCTGAAGACCTTGGCGATTTGGTATTTCGAACTCGCGGGAAGAAAACTGATTTCTCCCTTTCATCCGTTTCAAGGAAAGACCTTTTTGGATCAGGAATATCTCGTGGACGATCTGTTCGGACAAAAGTATCCTCTTCCTGCGGAGAATTTCGAGAAGTTCGGATTGCCCGAGTTTCGAGTTGCGGTCAGCAACCTTCAAACAAGAACGATCGAATATGTACGCGCGACCTCTTCGAATATATTCGATCTTTTGAAAGCGGCCACTTCTCTTCCGATCGCTACACGAGGCAAACACAGAGTGGACGGAAGATTGTATTCGGACGCGGCGGTTTTGAATCCGCTTCCACTCGAAGATCTGATCGAAGCCGGTTATACGGACATCACTGTCGTATTAAATTCTCCGGTGGAAAGGGTTTCTCCTCCGTTCAGTATGCTGACCAGTCTTCTTTCCTTTCCGAAGGACTGGAGAATGGCCAAGCTCATGAACCGTTGGCATCATCATCATTTTAACGTGGCCCGCGAAGTCGCATTAAAACCTCCGAAGGGTGTGAGAATTCATACGATTTCACCCGATGATTCTTTACCCGTAACCCTCGTGACTACGAACGGTTCTAAGTTGAAGGAAACGGTGGACATGGGGATCAGCAAAGGAGAGGAAATCGGCAAACTTCTATTAAAACTTTTTAACAAGGGTAAGAACGGAAAGAAGTCCGTATCATCCTCCAATGGAAACGGATCCGCGGTTCGCAAACGGCCGATCCAACTTGCGGCTTCCAAAAAGAAAACGAGCCCGAAGAAAAAAAAATCAAAATAA